TATGGATCTAAGGGGGGACGAGTACGGACCTTTGActttccctatttttttttaaagaattgtaTAAGTCAACTATGTTTCTTATAAGCATTATTTGCCAActatatatcaatttaatttattttgcaaaCAGAGTATTTTAATAACTTATGGCTTTGATTTccttaaaatatgtttaaaatgtACTTTGTTAAAATACTATTTGAAAAAGTAGGTAGgtgtgtattaaaaaaaatactttcccTTGTCCTTATTAAAGGTTTTATAACATATATTCTTACTTGTAGTGagttattatttcaattttaaaaaaatacgatTTAAGAAATAGTTAACTAAactatgttaaattttattattttatttctccttaaatatattttaaagggAAATATTACATCCGTACAATATATTTTACAACATAAccgaaagagaaaaaaaagaaggaaataagAGAAAGATTAAGAAAAGATGCCATCAATATTATAATAGAGTAAAATCAAGAAAGAAAAGTAttgttgtataaattgttttagatttaattaccattttagtttttacagttataataactttttcttttgattcttatagtgtaaagtattatattttgtttcttatagttgtaattttttaaacctTTCTAATTCTGACCATCAAGTTTTGACTAATGCGGTTTGGagaaatatgaacaaaattaagaaaaatggatAAGCAAGTTCAAGTGTAGCTAAAAGCCATAAAGTTTCAACTAATGCCATTTATGTTTCTTCAAATGACGTTAATCGAAACTTAGACAAcaagaataaaagaataaaatcagtTGTAACTATATAAACTAAAATGAGATGTTTTAAATGAcaggaactaaaaaaaagttattacaaATATAGAGATCAAAAGCATTATATGCGCCTTAACCCCTTCCTTATATGGAAATTCTGCCTACACGCATTACTTCTCAATCTAGCTATATAGCACTTATTTTAATCAGATGATAAACATTGTGTATTATGAAAACTTTACATAACCATGTTTCAATGTTCTTTTTCAAGTATTTCTAGCTAGTTCTGACAACtgttttaaattatatgtatgatGAAAAAATTATGTAGGTCCTTGGCGAGGTTGGAAGACTCGTGGAGGAATACACTAGCAAGAATGAAGAAATTAGCATAAGTGTAACAGGGCACAGCTTAGGTGCTGCATTAGCAACCCTAAATGCAGTGGACATAGCTGCTCAAGGCTTGAACATACCAAAAAACCAACCACAGAAAGCATTTCCAGTCACAGCATTTGCATACGCTTGCCCTCGTGTTGGAGACTCCAGCTTCGAAGAAACCTTCAATGGATACAAAGATTTGCGCTCATTGCGAATTCGTAACGTAACAGATATTGTCCCAATTACTCCTTTTCTGGGCTTTTCGGATGTTGGAGAGGAACTGGTGATCGACACAAGAAAATCAAAGTACTTGAAGAGCGGTGTCAGTGCGCATAACTTGGAGGCTTACTTGCATGGAGTTGCTGGAACACAAGGGGAGAAGGGAGGGTTCAATTTGGAGGTGAATCGTGACATTGCACTTGTGAACAAGAGCATGGATGCTTTGAAAGATGAGTATCTTGTTCCCGTGGCGTGGAGGGTTCAGGAGAACAAGGGTATGGTTCAACAATCAGATGGTAGTTGGAAGATTGTGGATCAAGTTCACGACGATATGGAGTCTATACACTCCAACTTATAAGTTGTTTTCATGAACCATGTTAAggattgttttgttttgtttatgttCTGTGCTAATAACCTATTTGCTACTTGTTACTTTAATATGCATACGCCCAAACATATGTTTATGTTCGTAAAGGGTGATGTGATGTGATATAAAAGTTTCAATGAAACATGTATTGTTTTGTATATTTCACCTTCTCTGGTCTGGGCCAATGTTAGGCTCTGCATTAACACCTTGACTAAGCATGAACTCCCTAAATTGCTACCTTTTAGTAATGGTGTGGCGAATATCCTACCTAATTTTGTGAACCATACCCTATGGACTTGAGCATTTCCCATGGCTGCAACAGAGGTAACAAAGAACTCAATTTTGAGATTGGCTTATCACCTAGGACTCAATTTTGACTAAAGCATTTTGGTGTCCACTATGGGATCTTCGATGAAACGATTCTCGTCATCCTTTATTGTTTTTAAGAAGCATGGTGATGATAAGGAGTCGCTCAAATTCGCACTAAGGCGAAGAAGGAATCATAGTCCTTTATAGCTGATGATGAATGTACCGGCTAAACTATGAGAACAAAATGAAGTCTTGTTACACTAGATAAAGATGTTAAAATCGAACCTAGACGAAGACAAGGCAACATAAGGGACATGGGCACCCCAAAAGGTTTCCAACCTTTCCCTTAGGAGATTTTGAGGCTACAATCATGGTCTCTGGCATTGTCGATTCAGTTTCCAACCAACTCCCGTGCAAGTTAATCGTTGACACTGCCCTCTAGCCATGTCACAAGGCCATGATAAATATTCTTGATACCACCACTCTGAGGGCACGCCTTGTAAGATTATGTTTTCGTAATTGTTTTTACaagtgatttaattaaattacaagaggaattaattttaatttaagctttataatttattaattattatgagatgatgttgtgtAGTGCTTGTATGTAtgtttatatttacatatgCGAAAAACCTTGTTTTAGGTGTAAATAGTAAGTCCTAGAGTGTTTGGGTTGAAATGAATGAGCCTTGAGTTGTAGGAATGAAGTCGGTGAATTTAGGAAATAGTGAGGTGCAAATAGAGAGAGAAGCAGAAGAGTCATAGACTGTTACTTGTATTCCAAAGCTGAAACAAAACACCCATGCttatttcattctcttctttctctccaaGAAAACCCTCCATTGGAGAATTTAAAGCTTTGATTCCCTTGCACAGCACAAAGGACCTTGttgcttaatttcttttttgaaattgGACTAATTTCAATGGTAAGAGACCATTCTCTTTTCCCTCTCATTTTCCATTTTCGTTTCCTCCATAGTTACTCTTCAAAACTTCATAAAAAATGTTCATTTTCAAGGTTTTAATGTGTTTTCTGTTGATTTTGGGGTGATGTGGATGATGCGGAATTGTTGTAGGAGTGAGAGAAAATTTTCATCTTGGACCTAAAGTCTCCTCCTTTATTCCTCTTTTTCATCTCAAAGCTAATTCATTGAGTTTGATAGGTAAGGAAAGCTTAAACTATCTTTAATCTTATGTTTTATGTGTTGAATAATTGTTTTTGGTtccttaaatgtgttttaattcGATGTTCATGTTTGGAAATGAAAGATTTGAGTTGAAATTCAATTTGGGATCCATTAGAGGAGATTTGTCAGCAAACACACAAACTTGCAGACCTGTCACACTTAAGCACACCCAAGGTGACACTTTTGCGAGACAAGGGAGCTAGCTATTGGAAGTTGGCGCTTAAGCGCAAGCTAatagaaaggagaaaaaaataccATTCTTAAATGCATGGTAAGTCGTGCTTAAGCGTGGGTGACTGCCaagttttgttttgtgcatttcaTTTGAATTCCAATCTTAAATGCTTCTAGAAGTGTATGTGAACCTTAAATGGAATGAATGAAGTTGATATGTCTTGTTATTATCATGTAATTCACATTCAAATGTTGACATTAGTGTTGGATATTATGGGAAATTTTCTTATGAAAAGTTTCATGATGTTTAGATGAACTATGTGAGAGTTCATGATTGGTGAGAATGATATGAATGATGAATTGATGATGAATTGAACAAGATGTGAATAATGAATTGATTATATGTTGAATGAGATATGCATGATGAGTTGGTGATGGATTGAATTGTTGATGAAATGAATTATATTGATGACGATTGATGAATGTATTGATGATGTGATATAATGTATGATCACAACATACATGAGTTGATGAATGACATTGGATGTGAGTAGGCATGTAAGTTAGGGGTGCCAAGAAGACCCTCAACCTAGTATAAGAGGTTGTTGTGGTGGCTAACACTGAATGAACTTATATAATGGATGAGTGGACAAGTCCCTATGTAGGTTAAGATCATTGCAGCCTTATCAAGGTAAACCACCACCCATACTCATCTATTTTCGATAAAATCACACTTCCTTCACAGGGTTAACTCGAGTCTCCTTGAATGATCAAATCATAAAGTGCGATTATGTTAAGAGATGTACTTGAGTTAAACTCAAAAGGTAAAATCTTCTGGAAATAAAGAGTCAGCATGGCATAACATGATAATTAGACATGTGCATTGATAATTGTGGCTTGAGAATGATATGTGTTACTTGAGAAGTAATATTAGTCCATGGTTGTTGGAAAAATGGAAGATTTCTATATATCTCTTTTAACATGGTGATCCTATATTTCTCTTATATGttgttttcttataaaatgAGTTTACTCTTGCATTTTCTGTTGAATTGTGATGATCCTGCCATTTGACACAGGAAAAGATTATGATGTAGCTTTTGAGGAGCATGTCACTCGTGATTGATATGGACTTTGTGGTGGACTTGGGGACAAGATTCGATCTTTGaccttttatttatgttttgtctTAGTGGGGACCTACTTAgggttcatatatatatatatatatatatatatatatatatatatatatatattcatggatttatattgtatttattCCCTTAGTGgaatccttgagatttcttagAGATTTGTTTATGATGTTTGATGATGTAGCATTAGGGCACAACTACCTTTATGTTTTGGAACTTGAGTATCTTTCATGGGTGATATTTATATGACATGTTTGTATtcacaaaaaatactaattatatgTGTCTTCGTTAACTAAACTAATTTAAGAGTTTCATAAGGAATAAAAGTGAATCCTTCTACATTAAAATCTTAATGCTTCATGTAATGACATTTGGGGTCGGTGCATACCCAAGAATCTCTGGATGACAATTGGATCAGATATGAGAGGCCATTTCTGAAATATCGAGACTCAACCTAATATAGTTGAGGGTATGTAACCCAACATTTTACTTAAGGAAAAATTATGCATACTCACTTAAATGCTTTTGAGCTACCTAGGTCTCTTAACCCTAAGTATGACCtagcaacaaaaacaaaattgatttacaAAAATTCCTTTTCGAGCAATCATTAGCTTCGAGCCTTTCTCGAAGAAATTTGTGATTCAGTTTACAACTAATATAAGTAAAAAGATGATAATGGTTTTCCTCTTTGATATTCAACAACATCCCAAGAAAAGCTTAAAGGACTATCTAA
This region of Glycine max cultivar Williams 82 chromosome 7, Glycine_max_v4.0, whole genome shotgun sequence genomic DNA includes:
- the LOC100782473 gene encoding LOW QUALITY PROTEIN: phospholipase A1-IIgamma (The sequence of the model RefSeq protein was modified relative to this genomic sequence to represent the inferred CDS: inserted 2 bases in 1 codon), producing MAGNIARKWRDLSGRSNWKGLLDPLDIDLRPYIIHYGQLAQATYDAFNSEKTSKYAGNSRYPKKDFFSKVGLENGNPFRYDVKKFLYATSKASDAEAFLLKSFSKDSWSKQSNXVATDAGKEALGRRDIVVAWRGTIQAAEWVKDFHFHLDLAPEIFGGDSSAQVHHGFYSLYTSSNPGSKFTDTSARNQVLGEVGRLVEEYTSKNEEISISVTGHSLGAALATLNAVDIAAQGLNIPKNQPQKAFPVTAFAYACPRVGDSSFEETFNGYKDLRSLRIRNVTDIVPITPFLGFSDVGEELVIDTRKSKYLKSGVSAHNLEAYLHGVAGTQGEKGGFNLEVNRDIALVNKSMDALKDEYLVPVAWRVQENKGMVQQSDGSWKIVDQVHDDMESIHSNL